A region from the Rosa rugosa chromosome 6, drRosRugo1.1, whole genome shotgun sequence genome encodes:
- the LOC133714692 gene encoding protein PLASTID TRANSCRIPTIONALLY ACTIVE 7-like, translating to MASSFSLSSSSLRGVQLRVENTVASSNCCFRTQVISGEQRKGKGRSVWRRRKLTKKDDMLRYKMERVPFLEEQVRKVKDGGQLLGMDIERLLLSEDNRFDFVNEIAAEANKYVENNRDEYGGKKKAILQVLSNRVNDAGFYRPEAYEESDPFKPGPSWLKEFYT from the exons ATGGcttcctccttctctctctcatcttcttccctt AGGGGGGTGCAACTGAGAGTCGAAAACACAGTGGCTTCTTCCAACTGCTGTTTCAGAACGCAG GTGATTTCAGGGGAGCAAAGGAAAGGGAAAGGTCGGAGCGTCTGGCGTCGAAGGAAACTG ACAAAGAAGGATGACATGTTGCGATACAAAATGGAGAGAGTGCCTTTCCTGGAGGAACAGGTTCGGAAGGTAAAGGATGGAGGACAGCTCTTGGGAATGGACATCGAGAGACTACTACTCTCAGAGGACAACCGGTTTGATTTTGTGAATGAAATTGCGGCCGAGGCCAACAAGTATGTTGAGAACAACCGAGATGAGTATGGCGGTAAGAAGAAAGCCATCCTTCAGGTGCTAAGTAACCGTGTGAATGATGCTGGGTTTTATAGACCTGAGGCATATGAAGAATCTGACCCCTTCAAACCAGGGCCGTCGTGGTTGAAagaattttatacttga
- the LOC133713581 gene encoding uncharacterized protein LOC133713581: protein MSNEPRLDFPMLDSTGSDYHSWVTDVENHLTSKGILPIIQAPNPDLVFIRTSAKNAQAVILMRRHMDKALRLEYMSIKDARELWVALEERFGNVQDSLLPDLKVQWNNLRFADFKSVAEYNSEALRLQSMLRFCGQPVTEQELIEKTLSTFPVSAIVVSKQYRTEVNAGRITRFHQLINIISVAEKHDNILVRNYNSRPIGTKSVHEANYNAPKRGRKERNPNEGHEGRMGPYNRPNKEGNRKFGADTRGGNVTRGGDGRGRGHGGCAMARGGGTMGRGGGTNPPRERPQRAQRAPQLKGGNRNDECHRCGSIEHWFKQCKASEELAARYRAYRDLREQEVYLAEEEEDGGDVNLTIEDFKAEDEVHMDATDFD, encoded by the coding sequence atgtcgaatgaacctagactcgactttcccatgcttgactcaacaggctcagattaccacagttgggtaaccgatgttgagaaccatctcacttcaaagggaatattacccataatccaggcacctaacccggatcttgtgttcaTCAGAACATCTGCAAAGAatgctcaagcagttatcttgatgcgacgtcatatggacaaagcactcagattggagtatatgtcgatcaaggatgcaagagagctatgggtagcgctagaagagcgttttggcaatgtccaagattccctcctccctgacttgaaagttcaatggaacaatctgcgctttgctgacttcaagtctgttgctgaatataattcagaggcTCTTCGCTTACAATCCATGTTGCGattctgtggacaacctgtcacagagcaagagctaattgagaaaactctctccaccttccccgtctcagccattgtggtatcaaagcaataccgtacTGAGGttaatgctggacggatcacgaggtttcatcagcttatcaatatcatatctgtagctgagaaacatgataacatactcgtgagaaattataattcaaggcccattggaactaagagcgttcatgaggcgaattataatgcacccaaaagagggcgcaaggaaCGAAACCCTAATGAGGGACATGAAggacgtatgggtccatataaccgccctaataaggaaggaaaccgcaagtttggtgcggatacacgtggtggcaatgtcACACGTGGGGGAGATGGTCGTGGTCGTGGTCATGGTGGTTGCGCCATGGCTCGTGGTGGAGGTaccatgggtcgtggtggtggcaccaaccctcctagggaacgcccacaacgtgcacaacgtgcacctcaattaaagggaggcaaccgcaatgatgagtgtcatcgatgtggatcaattgagcattggttcaagcaatgcaaggcaagtgaggaactagctgcaagatacagggcatatagggacctgagagagcaagaagtgtaccttgcagaagaagaagaagatggtggagatgtcaatctcaccatagaggacttcaaagctgaagatgaagtgcacaTGGATGcaacagactttgattag
- the LOC133713582 gene encoding uncharacterized protein LOC133713582, whose translation MFGIWKKKKKKKKKKKKEKEISVLESANVDKIFRRSNQPRTVRFTIKLMSRRYFSFPNFRSWKDMFGKWKKTKKLANMRVVMPLGDQFPPPQNSDGYEIIQLEVRRYVPISDIDTSCPIFSFVLRCLQEFEDRRTQNGHGGTSQEG comes from the exons ATGTTTGGcatatggaagaagaagaagaagaagaagaagaagaagaagaaggagaaggagataTCAGTATTAGAGAGTGCAAACGTTGACAAGATATTTCGACGTTCAAATCAGCCGCGCACTGTGAGATTCACGATTAAACTGATGAGCCGACgatatttttcatttccaaaCTTTCGCAGTTGG AAAGACATGTTTGGCAAatggaagaagacgaagaagctGGCCAATATGCGAGTAGTAATGCCGCTTGGTGACCAGTTTCCACCTCCACAAAACAGCGACGGCTATGAAATAATCCAGCTTGAAGTCCGACGATATGTTCCAATTTCAGACATTGACACG TCTTGCCCTATTTTCTCCTTTGTCTTGCGGTGCCTACAAGAATTTGAAGATAGAAGGACCCAGAACGGGCACGGTGGCACGAGCCAAGAAGGTTAG
- the LOC133717975 gene encoding protein phosphatase 2C 57: protein MALLSPQLQRFLLAKYNCSGGGGGGGGAFKTTTTTNTNKNSGFCNKSTTPLCSAIAIDAPGSSSAAVAGVRWGSTSLQGAREEMEDGVVVRSDGLDAYSFAAVFDGHAGFSSVKFLRDELYKECCAALQGGLLLSGKDIKAIREALQEAFEKVDAKLLDWLERNGEEVESGSTATVMFVGNDMLFISHVGDSSVVQSCSGKAEVLTSPHRPYGSNKVCLQEIKRIREAGGWIVNGRICGDIAVSRAFGDMRFKTKKNEMLKKGVEEGRWTEKFVSRVQFSGDLVTASPDVYQASLGADSEFLVLASDGLWDYINSSDAVSFVRNQLRQHGDVQLACDALAEAALDRKSQDNISIVIADLGRTDWQRLPFQQQNVVYEFGQAFATIGLVSLGIWMSTSLLSS, encoded by the exons ATGGCTCTGTTAAGTCCACAACTGCAGAGGTTCCTCTTAGCCAAGTACAACTGCagcggtggaggtggaggtggaggtggcgCATTCAAGACCACAACCACAACAAACACCAACAAAAACAGTGGCTTTTGTAACAAGTCAACTACCCCACTCTGTTCGGCGATTGCTATAGACGCGCCGGGATCGTCCTCTGCCGCTGTCGCCGGAGTTCGGTGGGGATCTACGAGCTTGCAGGGAGCGCGGGAAGAGATGGAAGACGGCGTTGTTGTCCGGTCGGATGGCCTTGATGCTTATTCATTCGCGGCGGTTTTTGATGGACATGCTGGCTTCTCCTCAGTCAAGTTCCTCAG AGATGAGCTCTACAAAGAGTGTTGTGCGGCTTTACAAGGTGGTTTGCTATTGAGTGGGAAAGATATCAAAGCCATTAGAGAGGCATTACAGGAGGCTTTTGAAAAAGTTGATGCAAAATTGTTGGATTG GCTTGAAAGGAATGGGGAGGAAGTTGAGTCTGGTTCAACAGCTACTGTTATGTTCGTTGGGAATGATATGCTGTTCATTTCACATGTTGGCGATTCATCTGTG GTTCAATCTTGTTCTGGAAAAGCAGAGGTGTTGACCAGTCCTCATCGACCATATGGAAGCAACAAGGTCTGTCTtcaagaaattaaaagaatcaGAGAAGCAGGTGGATGG ATCGTCAATGGAAGAATTTGTGGAGACATTGCTGTATCTCGTGCTTTTGGTGACATGCGGTTCAAGACAAAGAAAAACGA GATGCTGAAGAAAGGAGTTGAAGAAGGAAGATGGACGGAGAAATTTGTTTCTCG TGTGCAATTCAGTGGAGACCTTGTTACTGCATCTCCAGACGTTTATCAAGCAAGTCTTGGGGCAGACTCAGAATTTCTAGTGCTAGCATCTGATGGCTTATGGGATTACATAAACAG TTCAGATGCGGTTTCTTTTGTAAGGAATCAGCTTCGACAACATGGAGATGTCCAG CTAGCTTGTGACGCGCTTGCTGAAGCTGCTCTG GATAGAAAGTCACAAGATAATATCAGCATCGTAATTGCGGATTTAGG GAGAACAGACTGGCAACGCTTGCCATTCCAACAACAAAATGTTGTATATGAATTTGGGCAAGCTTTCGCTACTATTGGGCTCGTTTCGCTTGGAATTTGGATGTCAACATCTTTGCTTTCTTCATGA
- the LOC133717976 gene encoding uncharacterized protein LOC133717976: MAQLRITFFILRVLLLSVLLISLSSGNNIVEGFKDGNDHHIDHLLHKGIKVNSRKLVMMLDATMHDYDDAGANPKHDPRRKPGNGRNP; the protein is encoded by the exons ATGGCTCAGCTTAGAATCACCTTCTTCATTCTTCGAGTACTTCTCCTCTCAGTCCTTCTCATTTCCTTATCTTCAG GTAACAACATTGTTGAAGGCTTCAAGGATGGCAATGATCACCACATTGATCATTTACTTCACAAG GGCATCAAAGTGAATTCAAGGAAGCTGGTTATGATGCTAGATGCAACaatgcatgactatgatgatgCAGGAGCGAACCCCAAACACGATCCTCGAAGGAAACCAGGCAATGGGAGAAACCCATGA
- the LOC133713842 gene encoding importin subunit beta-1, which produces MALEVTQVLLNAQAIEGTVRKQAEESLKQFQEQDLPLFLLSLSRELANEEKPVESRKLAGLILKNALDAKEQHRKSDLVQRWLALDPSAKTQIKMCLLQALSSLVADARSTTSQVIAKVAGIELPQKQWPELIGSLLSNIHQLPPHVKQATLETLGYLCEEVSPEVVDQDHVNKILTAVVQGMNASEGSNEVRLAATRALYNALGFAQANFSNDMERDYIMRVVCEATLSPELKIRLAAFECLVAISSTYYDKLAPYIQDIFNITAKAVREDQEPVALQAIEFWSSVCDEEIDIMEDYGGDFTGDSDIPCFYFIKQALPALVPMLLETLLKQEEDQDQDEGAWNIAMAGGTCLCLVARTVGDDIVPLVMPFIEENITKPEWRQREAATYAFGSILEGPSADKLTPIVNVALTFMLSALTKDPNNQVKDTTAWTLGRIFEFLHGSTVDAPIITPANCQQIITVLLQSMKDVPNVAEKACGALYFLAQGYEDVGSSSPLAPFFQEIVQSLITVTHREDAGESRLRTAAYEALNEVVRCSTEETASMVLQLVPVIMIELHKTLEIQGLASDERERQSELQGLLCGCLQVIIQKLGSSEPTKYVFLQYADQIMGLFLRVFACRSATVHEEAMLAIGALAYATGPEFAKYMPEFYKYLEMGLQNFEEYQICAVTVGVVGDIARALEDKILPYCDGIMTQLLRDLSSNQLHRSVKPPIFSCFGDIALAIGENFEKYLIYAMPMLQSAAEMSARTAGADDELTEYTNSLRNGILEAYSGIFQGFKNSPKTQLLIAYAPHILQFLDSIYMGKDMDDVVMKTAIGVLGDLADTLGSHAGSLIQQSMSSREFLNECLSSEDLLIKESAEWAKLAISRAISV; this is translated from the exons ATGGCGCTGGAAGTTACCCAGGTGCTTCTGAATGCTCAGGCAATAGAGGGAACTGTGCGGAAGCAGGCTGAAGAAAGTTTGAAACAGTTTCAGGAGCAAGATCttcctttgtttttgttatcTCTTTCCAGAGAGCTAGCAAATGAAGAGAAACCTGTTGAGAGTCGAAAATTAGCTGGTCTGATACTTAAGAATGCTTTGGATGCTAAAGAACAACATAGGAAGTCTGATCTTGTTCAGAGATGGCTAGCACTAGATCCTTCTGCGAAAACCCAGATTAAGATGTGCTTGTTACAGGCCCTCTCTTCCCTTGTAGCAGATGCTCGTTCAACTACGTCACAAGTCATTGCAAAAGTTGCTGGCATTGAGTTGCCTCAGAAACAGTGGCCAGAACTGATTGGATCACTATTGTCAAATATTCACCAGTTACCACCTCATGTAAAGCAAGCCACTTTAGAGACTCTTGGCTACTTGTGTGAGGAAGTCTCTCCTGAAGTTGTGGATCAAGATCACGTAAATAAAATACTGACGGCTGTAGTTCAGGGTATGAACGCATCCGAAGGGAGCAATGAGGTCAGGCTTGCTGCCACTCGAGCACTATACAATGCTTTGGGTTTTGCTCAAGCCAACTTTAGCAATGATATGGAGCGCGATTATATTATGAGAGTAGTCTGTGAGGCAACTCTGTCCCCAGAGTTGAAGATACGACTGGCTGCTTTCGAGTGTTTGGTCGCAATTTCATCAACTTACTACGATAAGTTAGCTCCTTACATTCAGGACATCTTTAACATCACAGCAAAAGCAGTTAGGGAAGACCAGGAACCAGTTGCTCTTCAAGCCATTGAATTCTGGAGTTCAGTTTGTGATGAGGAGATAGATATAATGGAAGATTATGGGGGTGATTTTACTGGGGACTCTGATATTCCTTGCTTTTACTTTATCAAGCAGGCACTCCCTGCCCTTGTCCCTATGCTTTTGGAGACACTACTTAAGCAGGAAGAGGATCAGGATCAGGATGAAGGAGCTTGGAATATTGCTATGGCTGGGGGAACATGCCTTTGTCTTGTTGCTCGGACAGTGGGCGATGATATTGTTCCACTTGTTATGCCATTTATTGAAGAAAACATTACAAAACCAGAGTGGAGGCAAAGGGAAGCAGCGACTTATGCTTTTGGTTCCATCTTGGAGGGTCCATCGGCAGACAAGTTGACACCTATTGTTAATGTTGCTTTGACGTTCATGCTCAGTGCTTTAACTAAGGACCCAAACAACCAAGTGAAGGACACTACTGCTTGGACCTTGGGAAGGATTTTTGAATTCCTTCATGGTTCAACTGTGGATGCACCGATTATTACCCCAGCAAACTGCCAACAGATCATCACAGTTCTTCTTCAAAGCATGAAGGATGTGCCAAATGTTGCTGAGAAGGCCTGCGGTGCTCTCTATTTTCTTGCCCAGGGTTATGAGGATGTGGGATCATCATCTCCCCTGGCTCCTTTTTTCCAGGAAATTGTTCAGTCTCTAATCACTGTTACTCACAGAGAAGATGCTGGGGAATCACGATTGAGGACTGCTGCATATGAAGCATTGAATGAAGTAGTTAGATGTTCGACTGAAGAAACTGCCTCCATGGTATTGCAACTTGTACCTGTTATAATGATTGAACTGCACAAGACTCTTGAGATACAGGGACTAGCATCTGATGAGAGGGAGAGGCAGAGTGAATTACAGGGACTTCTCTGTGGGTGCTTACAAGTCATTATTCAGAAGCTAGGTTCGTCAGAGCCAACTAAATATGTTTTTCTGCAGTATGCAGATCAGATAATGGGACTTTTCTTGAGAGTATTTGCTTGTAGAAGTGCTACTGTCCATGAGGAAGCCATGCTTGCCATTGGAGCCCTTGCATACGCAACTGGCCCTGAATTTGCAAAATACATGCCAGAGTTTTACAAGTATCTGGAAATGGGTCTTCAAAATTTTGAGGAGTACCAAATCTGTGCTGTCACGGTTGGTGTTGTAGGGGATATTGCTAGGGCATTGGAAGATAAGATTCTGCCTTATTGTGATGGAATAATGACCCAACTGCTCAGGGATTTATCGAGCAACCAGTTGCACCGCTCCGTAAAGCCTCCTATATTCTCCTGTTTTGGTGATATAGCTCTGGCGATAGGAGAGAACTTTGAGAAGTACTTGATATATGCCATGCCAATGCTTCAGAGTGCTGCTGAGATGTCTGCCCGCACAGCAGGTGCTGATGATGAACTGACAGAGTATACGAATTCTCTAAGAAATGGAATCTTGGAGGCATATTCTGGGATTTTTCAAGGTTTCAAGAACTCACCAAAAACACAGCTCTTGATAGCTTATGCTCCTCATATCCTGCAGTTCTTGGATAGCATATACATGGGGAAAGACAT GGATGATGTGGTGATGAAAACAGCCATTGGAGTTCTGGGAGATCTAGCAGATACACTGGGAAGTCATGCAGGCTCTTTGATACAGCAATCTATGTCAAGCAGAGAGTTTTTGAATGAATGCTTGTCTTCAGAAGATCTTCTGATTAAAGAATCTGCAGAATGGGCCAAGTTGGCAATTAGTCGTGCCATTTCTGTCTGA
- the LOC133717722 gene encoding uncharacterized protein LOC133717722 — protein sequence MAKAVVYLLFATALIALIVLSPFKPRCHNVHGLHRRLGFTGHVPIFDPLVSKMEWYVEEKGLGDQNITLDTEHDLVIANDVEEAQEYLSEAGTLNITMRLVSIFPLLDVAPEDGFVSYNELKHWIVAQAVERMIHRTQNEMASHDRDGDRAISFREYLPQFSIEDIDRNDMEHGQAGWWKQQFDNADADRNGLLTFNELKDFLHPEDSSNDRIHKWLLTEKMKRMDHDNDGKLNFQEFSDNAYDIFKNYVEFETGGVPTAEDKFAELDVNKNKFIEAEELKPILHYLYPGELTYATYFTSFLIHEADDNKDEKLTLQEMLHHEDIFYNTVYESSNDDDNHDDHDEF from the exons ATGGCGAAGGCGGTGGTCTATCTTCTATTTGCCACCGCCCTTATTGCTCTTATAGTTCTCTCTCCCTTCAAGCCACGGTGCCACAACGTCCATGGCCTGCACCGCCGCCTTGGCTTCACCGGCCACGTCCCCATTTTCGATCCTCTTGTTTCCAAGATGGAATGGTACGTGGAGGAAAAGGGATTAGGAGACCAAAACATTACTCTAGATACGGAACACGACTTGGTTATTGCCAATGATGTTGAGGAAGCACAGGAATATTTGAGCGAGGCGGGGACGTTGAATATAACCATGAGGCTGGTGAGTATCTTCCCTTTGTTGGATGTGGCACCCGAAGATGGATTCGTTAGCTACAATGAGCTGAAGCATTGGATTGTGGCACAAGCCGTGGAAAGAATGATTCATAGGACACAGAATGAAATGGCATCCCATGATAGAGATGGAGATCGAGCCATTTCTTTCAGGGAGTACCTGCCACAATTTTCCATTGAGGATATTG ATAGAAATGATATGGAGCATGGACAAGCTGGATGGTGGAAGCAGCAATTTGATAACGCAGATGCTGATAGGAATGGTTTACTTACCTTCAATGAACTTAAAGA TTTTTTGCACCCAGAAGACAGTTCAAATGACAGAATTCATAAATGGCTCTTGACAGAAAAAATGAA AAGGATGGACCATGATAATGATGGCAAGCTGAACTTCCAGGAGTTTTCGGACAATGCTTATGATATCTTCAAGAATTATGTTGAATTTGAGACAGGCGGAGTACCCACAGCAGAAGATAAATTTGCAGAGCTTGATGTGAACAAAAACAA ATTCATAGAAGCTGAAGAATTGAAACCCATACTGCATTATCTTTACCCAGGAGAGCTAACCTATGCTACCTATTTCACAAGTTTTCTAATTCATGAG GCTGATGATAACAAAGATGAAAAATTAACGTTGCAAGAGATGCTGCATCACGAAGATATTTTCTACAACACAGTCTATGAGAGCAGCAATGACGATGACAACCATGATGATCACGACGAATTCTAA
- the LOC133717486 gene encoding acyl-CoA-binding domain-containing protein 1 isoform X2: MGGDWQQLLQSVVLGLIFSYLLAKLISIVVSFKDDNLTITRASTAAAPAGPKTDDPARSAESGALLHEADSVVAEHGSVRNDSAGSEVGSDDDWEGVESTELDEIFSAATAFVAAAAADRTKVSTEAQLQLYGLYKIATEGPCSVPQPSALKMTARAKWQAWQKLGAMPPEDAMEKYIDIVSELYPTWTDGLIVSKGGDGSSVGNDSKGPMGPVFSTFVYEEGSGNDFKMDAIHAFAREGEVDNLLKCIDSGVSVDAKDSEGRTPLHWAVDRGHLNMAEMLVSRNADVNAKDNEGQTALHYAAVCEREGIAEYLVKKNADTNVKDNDGNSPSDLCESKWPWLQHAKE, from the exons ATGGGGGGCGACTGGCAGCAGCTGCTCCAATCGGTCGTCCTCGGCCTCATTTTCTCCTACCTACTCGCCAAGCTCATCTCCATAGTCGTCTCCTTCAAGGACGACAACCTCACCATCACACGCGCCAGCACCGCCGCCGCCCCGGCCGGGCCCAAAACCGACGACCCGGCCCGCTCCGCCGAATCGGGCGCCTTGCTCCACGAGGCCGATTCGGTGGTGGCGGAGCACGGGAGTGTCAGGAACGACAGCGCCGGCAGCGAGGTCGGGAGCGACGATGACTGGGAAGGCGTGGAGAGTACGGAACTGGACGAGATTTTCAGCGCCGCTACGGCGTTTGTGGCGGCGGCCGCGGCGGACAGGACGAAGGTGTCGACGGAGGCGCAGTTGCAGCTCTATGGGCTCTACAAGATCGCCACTGAGGGCCCCTGTAGCGTGCCCCAGCCTTCCGCGCTGAAAATGACGGCTCGCGCCAAGTG GCAAGCATGGCAGAAATTGGGTGCTATGCCTCCTGAGGATGCGATGGAGAAGTACATTGATATTGTTAGTGAGCTATATCCTACTTGGACTGATGGTTTGATTGTG AGCAAAGGTGGAGATGGTAGCTCGGTTGGTAATGATTCGAAAGGACCGATGGGACCGGTTTTCAGCACTTTTGTTTATGAGGAGGGATCTGGAAATGATTT CAAGATGGATGCTATACATGCCTTTGCCAGAGAAGGAGAAGTGGATAATTTGCTTAAATGCATTGATAGTGGTGTTTCAGTTGATGCAAAGG ATAGTGAGGGAAGGACCCCATTGCATTGGGCTGTTGATCGTGGCCACCTAAACATGGCCGAGATGCTTGTCAGCAGGAATGCTGATGTTAATGCAAAG GACAATGAGGGCCAAACCGCATTGCATTATGCTGCTGTGTGTGAGAGAGAAGGCATCGCTGAATATCTGGTGAAGAAAAACGCAGACACAAACGTGAAAGACAACGATGGCAACTCTCCGTCTGATCTTTGTGAGTCAAAATGGCCTTGGCTGCAGCATGCAAAGGAGTAG
- the LOC133717486 gene encoding acyl-CoA-binding domain-containing protein 1 isoform X1, whose translation MGGDWQQLLQSVVLGLIFSYLLAKLISIVVSFKDDNLTITRASTAAAPAGPKTDDPARSAESGALLHEADSVVAEHGSVRNDSAGSEVGSDDDWEGVESTELDEIFSAATAFVAAAAADRTKVSTEAQLQLYGLYKIATEGPCSVPQPSALKMTARAKWQAWQKLGAMPPEDAMEKYIDIVSELYPTWTDGLIVKSKGGDGSSVGNDSKGPMGPVFSTFVYEEGSGNDFKMDAIHAFAREGEVDNLLKCIDSGVSVDAKDSEGRTPLHWAVDRGHLNMAEMLVSRNADVNAKDNEGQTALHYAAVCEREGIAEYLVKKNADTNVKDNDGNSPSDLCESKWPWLQHAKE comes from the exons ATGGGGGGCGACTGGCAGCAGCTGCTCCAATCGGTCGTCCTCGGCCTCATTTTCTCCTACCTACTCGCCAAGCTCATCTCCATAGTCGTCTCCTTCAAGGACGACAACCTCACCATCACACGCGCCAGCACCGCCGCCGCCCCGGCCGGGCCCAAAACCGACGACCCGGCCCGCTCCGCCGAATCGGGCGCCTTGCTCCACGAGGCCGATTCGGTGGTGGCGGAGCACGGGAGTGTCAGGAACGACAGCGCCGGCAGCGAGGTCGGGAGCGACGATGACTGGGAAGGCGTGGAGAGTACGGAACTGGACGAGATTTTCAGCGCCGCTACGGCGTTTGTGGCGGCGGCCGCGGCGGACAGGACGAAGGTGTCGACGGAGGCGCAGTTGCAGCTCTATGGGCTCTACAAGATCGCCACTGAGGGCCCCTGTAGCGTGCCCCAGCCTTCCGCGCTGAAAATGACGGCTCGCGCCAAGTG GCAAGCATGGCAGAAATTGGGTGCTATGCCTCCTGAGGATGCGATGGAGAAGTACATTGATATTGTTAGTGAGCTATATCCTACTTGGACTGATGGTTTGATTGTG AAGAGCAAAGGTGGAGATGGTAGCTCGGTTGGTAATGATTCGAAAGGACCGATGGGACCGGTTTTCAGCACTTTTGTTTATGAGGAGGGATCTGGAAATGATTT CAAGATGGATGCTATACATGCCTTTGCCAGAGAAGGAGAAGTGGATAATTTGCTTAAATGCATTGATAGTGGTGTTTCAGTTGATGCAAAGG ATAGTGAGGGAAGGACCCCATTGCATTGGGCTGTTGATCGTGGCCACCTAAACATGGCCGAGATGCTTGTCAGCAGGAATGCTGATGTTAATGCAAAG GACAATGAGGGCCAAACCGCATTGCATTATGCTGCTGTGTGTGAGAGAGAAGGCATCGCTGAATATCTGGTGAAGAAAAACGCAGACACAAACGTGAAAGACAACGATGGCAACTCTCCGTCTGATCTTTGTGAGTCAAAATGGCCTTGGCTGCAGCATGCAAAGGAGTAG